A single window of Prionailurus viverrinus isolate Anna chromosome F1, UM_Priviv_1.0, whole genome shotgun sequence DNA harbors:
- the LOC125155061 gene encoding 40S ribosomal protein S27-like gives CPAPKNIPLTKDLLRPSPEEEKRKHKTCLVQSPNSSFMDMKYSACYKITTVFSHAQTVVLCVGCSTVLCQLKGGKARLTQGCSFRQERQ, from the coding sequence TGTCCTGCCCCCAAGAACATACCCCTCACAAAGGACCTCCTGCGCCCATCcccagaagaggagaagaggaagcaCAAGACGTGCCTGGTCCAGAGCCCCAACTCCTCCTTCATGGACATGAAGTACTCAGCGTGCTACAAAATCACCACTGTCTTCAGCCACGCACAAACAGTGGTTTTGTGTGTGGGCTGCTCCACCGTCCTGTGCCAACTGAAAGGAGGAAAAGCAAGGCTTACACAAGGATGCTCCTTCAGACAGGAGCGGCAGTAA